In a single window of the Bactrocera dorsalis isolate Fly_Bdor chromosome 2, ASM2337382v1, whole genome shotgun sequence genome:
- the LOC125776558 gene encoding uncharacterized protein LOC125776558 — MSEVETAVNPATTSAETEQEPEKTVTQTVDEDEDMKEEVSAETEKMITETVDEDGDVVEETTEVTRKTIKRTMKITEVSPNKSPFIACHDCGVRQMSLSVKIKID, encoded by the coding sequence ATGTCGGAAGTTGAAACTGCCGTTAATCCCGCCACCACAAGCGCCGAGACGGAGCAGGAGCCGGAAAAGACCGTCACTCAGACGGTGGACGAGGATGAGGATATGAAGGAGGAGGTCTCCGCCGAAACGGAGAAAATGATTACCGAAACGGTTGACGAGGACGGCGACGTGGTCGAGGAGACCACCGAGGTTACGCGTAAAACCATTAAGCGCACCATGAAAATTACTGAGGTGAGTCCAAATAAGTCACCCTTCATTGCTTGCCATGATTGTGGAGTTCGACAAATGAGTTTgagtgtgaaaattaaaattgactAG